A stretch of Shewanella dokdonensis DNA encodes these proteins:
- the fdxH gene encoding formate dehydrogenase subunit beta, translating to MAEQDIIRRSGTTDITPASQARVGGVKQVAKLFDATKCNGCKACQVACSEWNDLREEVGEFSGSYQNPPSLSPECWTLMKYNEIEEAGKLRWQFTHSACMHCADPACLKACSTAGAIIQRANGTVDFDSDKCIGCGYCASACPFDIPKISAKDNKAYKCTLCSDRTAVGLEPSCVKTCTTGALRYGTREDMLFYAEKRVEELKARGHKNAGLYNPEGVGGTAMMMIFHDINDPESYYMPKDPQVPLATEVRQDWLKPLGTAGLIATAAFALMHRITVGRNIVEEDQPGYIDAAAENEEDSK from the coding sequence ATGGCTGAACAAGATATCATTCGCCGCTCTGGCACCACCGACATCACGCCTGCCTCGCAGGCGCGTGTTGGCGGCGTGAAGCAAGTTGCCAAACTGTTCGACGCGACCAAGTGTAATGGCTGCAAAGCCTGCCAGGTGGCCTGTTCAGAATGGAACGATCTACGTGAAGAGGTTGGTGAGTTCAGTGGTTCTTACCAGAACCCACCATCACTGTCGCCAGAATGCTGGACCTTGATGAAGTACAACGAGATTGAGGAGGCTGGCAAGTTACGTTGGCAGTTTACTCACTCGGCGTGTATGCACTGTGCCGATCCGGCTTGTTTGAAGGCCTGTTCTACCGCTGGCGCGATTATTCAGCGCGCCAACGGCACGGTGGATTTTGATTCGGACAAATGCATTGGCTGTGGTTACTGTGCCAGTGCTTGTCCGTTTGATATTCCGAAGATCAGTGCCAAGGACAACAAGGCTTACAAATGTACCTTGTGTTCCGACCGCACCGCTGTTGGGCTGGAGCCTTCCTGTGTCAAGACCTGTACCACTGGCGCACTGCGTTATGGTACCCGCGAGGACATGCTGTTCTATGCGGAAAAACGGGTGGAGGAACTCAAGGCGCGCGGCCACAAAAATGCCGGATTGTATAACCCTGAAGGCGTGGGTGGCACTGCGATGATGATGATCTTCCATGATATCAATGATCCTGAAAGCTACTACATGCCGAAAGATCCCCAAGTGCCATTGGCAACCGAAGTCCGTCAGGACTGGCTCAAACCATTAGGCACCGCGGGGCTTATCGCTACTGCCGCCTTTGCGTTGATGCACCGCATCACCGTGGGGCGCAATATCGTGGAGGAAGATCAACCGGGCTACATTGATGCTGCGGCCGAGAACGAGGAGGACAGCAAATGA
- a CDS encoding formate dehydrogenase subunit gamma, which produces MCLLLGLLLIRYYHHNKWDKYDWPWMKAVVWVLLQKEENIPPVGHYNPGQKMLFRAFVIFVIAFIVTGVIMWQPYFAPLFEASTVNWATLIHAACAILMLIAIVVHFWMATWIEGSITGMLYGKVSKAWARKHHPAMLDDFKEEEK; this is translated from the coding sequence ATGTGTTTGCTGCTGGGGTTGCTACTGATCCGTTATTACCACCATAACAAATGGGATAAGTATGACTGGCCTTGGATGAAAGCCGTGGTGTGGGTACTGTTGCAGAAAGAGGAAAACATTCCGCCGGTGGGACATTACAACCCCGGACAGAAGATGTTGTTCCGCGCTTTCGTTATCTTTGTGATCGCCTTTATCGTGACCGGCGTGATCATGTGGCAACCGTACTTTGCACCTCTGTTTGAGGCCTCCACTGTTAACTGGGCAACGCTAATCCATGCGGCCTGCGCCATTCTGATGCTGATTGCCATCGTGGTGCACTTCTGGATGGCGACCTGGATCGAAGGTTCCATTACCGGCATGTTGTACGGCAAGGTTTCTAAAGCCTGGGCACGTAAACATCATCCGGCGATGTTGGACGATTTTAAAGAAGAGGAGAAGTAG